The Punica granatum isolate Tunisia-2019 chromosome 4, ASM765513v2, whole genome shotgun sequence genome has a window encoding:
- the LOC116206140 gene encoding uncharacterized protein LOC116206140 yields the protein MSRANSTDRPTLRPSDQATDQFSQTFKEALVYPLQWLATLAGAMHLFARDQATRVMMSLILLSYLAAYSWIVQGDPDPAFIDIVFNYVLPILGDLFFGLIIHSILASPFKWPIIGLFPIMMMATNPHHYHLREGIMSILKTTRYSAFNYFVQLVRSKVMLPRDAVGATQANHDHESRDRPT from the exons ATGTCTCGTGCCAATTCTACCGATCGTCCGACCCTAAG GCCAAGTGACCAGGCAACTGATCAGTTCTCCCAAACATTTAAAGAAGCTCTCGTCTACCCACTTCAATGGTTAGCGACTCTTGCTGGAGCTATGCATTTGTTCGCAAGAGATCAAGCAACTCGGGTCATGATGAGTCTGATTTTACTTTCGTACCTGGCCGCTTATTCATGGATAGTGCAGGGAGATCCCGACCCAGCATTTATCGACATCGTATTCAACTACGTTCTTCCCATACTGGGAGATCTGTTTTTCGGGTTAATTATCCACTCGATTCTCGCTTCCCCCTTCAAGTGGCCAATCATCGGCTTGTTTCCAATCATGATGATGGCAACAAACCCGCACCATTATCATCTTCGCGAGGGGATTATGTCTATTCTGAAAACAACACGTTATTCAGCGTTCAATTATTTCGTGCAGCTGGTTAGGAGTAAGGTGATGCTGCCCCGCGATGCAGTCGGGGCAACCCAAGCGAACCATGACCATGAATCGAGGGACCGGCCGACTTAA
- the LOC116206139 gene encoding growth-regulating factor 9 isoform X1, with the protein MEARPLRMVASPACQLSLFTRNSHQLDDAMSDTSGLEAKAGWPGGRGFWTGMIGGVNTVEESGPSVSLRLGIGADESARSPARGKAGEFFTHAQLGELYHQFLVYKYLAARLPVPPHLLLRSWKSDAGGFLFPGNGVPWSHHPTSVGFGRKALDYMNRMSPEPERCRRTDGKKWRCRKDVIPNRKYCERHINRGRRRSRKPVEVSKFASPSETRTASKTTNRDLGHLKADITVGLRLGTSVSPEVTTENKSTPNDNNGCGTSVSAVNSSSSYRADLNNHGKFAGINCTDHRPPSLKTGVGINNGIKTNELSGLRFSPKSVVQVTGRTNPFQPKVVVEPEHDRKRCRRTDGKKWRCYRDVLPDQKYCWQHMHRGSKKLPQARPLGASVIDCGPLTISMAANGSDPANLNTSLSISTPAASQKDEKSCSTSSSSDSDTTLSETTVVACE; encoded by the exons ATGGAGGCACGGCCTCTTCGAATGGTCGCTTCTCCGGCCTGTCAGCTGTCTCTGTTTACGCGGAACAGTCATCAGCTCGACGATGCAATGTCTGATACGTCGGGACTGGAAGCAAAGGCTGGGTGGCCTGGAGGCAGGGGATTTTGGACGGGGATGATTGGAGGGGTGAACACCGTCGAGGAATCTGGGCCGTCCGTGAGCCTCCGCCTCGGGATCGGCGCCGACGAAAGTGCACGGAGCCCCGCGAGGGGAAAGGCTGGGGAGTTCTTCACGCATGCTCAGTTGGGTGAACTTTATCATCAATTTCTCGTCTACAAGTACTTAGCCGCTCGTCTTCCTGTTCCTCCTCACCTTCTCCTCCGGAGCTGGAAGAGCGACGCTGGTGGCTTTCTGTTTCCTGGTAATGGCGTACCGTGGAGCCATCACCCAACCT CTGTAGGCTTCGGGCGTAAGGCGCTTGATTACATGAACAGGATGAGTCCGGAACCGGAGAGGTGTAGAAGAACCGATGGGAAAAAGTGGCGGTGCAGGAAGGATGTAATCCCCAATCGCAAGTATTGCGAGCGGCACATAAACAGAGGCCGTCGACGTTCAAGAAAGCCTGTGGAAGTTTCGAAATTTGCTTCTCCTTCTGAAACAAGAACGGCATCTAAGACTACGAACCGTGATCTTGGGCACTTAAAAGCTGATATCACTGTCGGTCTTCGACTCGGTACCAGCGTTTCGCCTGAGGTCACCACCGAGAACAAAAGCACACCAAATGACAACAATGGCTGCGGAACTTCCGTGTCTGCTGTGAACAGCAGTAGCAGCTACAGAGCTGACCTTAACAATCATGGAAAGTTTGCAGGCATAAACTGCACTGATCACCGTCCGCCGTCGCTCAAAACTGGGGTTGGCATAAACAATGGGATCAAAACTAATGAGCTCTCCGGATTGAGGTTCTCTCCTAAGAGCGTAGTTCAAG TCACAGGTCGCACCAACCCATTCCAACCCAAAGTTGTGGTGGAGCCTGAGCACGACAGGAAGAGGTGCAGGAGAACGGACGGCAAAAAGTGGCGGTGCTATAGAGATGTCCTTCCTGATCAGAAGTACTGTTGGCAGCATATGCACAGAGGTTCAAAGAAGCTGCCACAAGCTCGCCCATTAGGAGCCTCAGTTATCGACTGCGGTCCTCTCACGATTTCTATGGCGGCTAACGGCTCAGATCCTGCAAATCTGAACACCAGTCTTTCAATCTCAACTCCTGCTGCTAGTCAAAAGGATGAGAAGAGTTGTAGTACTAGCAGCAGCAGCGACAGCGATACAACTCTCAGCGAAACCACCGTTGTTGCATGTGAGTAA
- the LOC116206139 gene encoding growth-regulating factor 9 isoform X2 — protein sequence MEARPLRMVASPACQLSLFTRNSHQLDDAMSDTSGLEAKAGWPGGRGFWTGMIGGVNTVEESGPSVSLRLGIGADESARSPARGKAGEFFTHAQLGELYHQFLVYKYLAARLPVPPHLLLRSWKSDAGGFLFPGNGVPWSHHPTSVGFGRKALDYMNRMSPEPERCRRTDGKKWRCRKDVIPNRKYCERHINRGRRRSRKPVEVSKFASPSETRTASKTTNRDLGHLKADITVGLRLGTSVSPEVTTENKSTPNDNNGCGTSVSAVNSSSSYRADLNNHGKFAGINCTDHRPPSLKTGVGINNGIKTNELSGLRFSPKSVVQGRTNPFQPKVVVEPEHDRKRCRRTDGKKWRCYRDVLPDQKYCWQHMHRGSKKLPQARPLGASVIDCGPLTISMAANGSDPANLNTSLSISTPAASQKDEKSCSTSSSSDSDTTLSETTVVACE from the exons ATGGAGGCACGGCCTCTTCGAATGGTCGCTTCTCCGGCCTGTCAGCTGTCTCTGTTTACGCGGAACAGTCATCAGCTCGACGATGCAATGTCTGATACGTCGGGACTGGAAGCAAAGGCTGGGTGGCCTGGAGGCAGGGGATTTTGGACGGGGATGATTGGAGGGGTGAACACCGTCGAGGAATCTGGGCCGTCCGTGAGCCTCCGCCTCGGGATCGGCGCCGACGAAAGTGCACGGAGCCCCGCGAGGGGAAAGGCTGGGGAGTTCTTCACGCATGCTCAGTTGGGTGAACTTTATCATCAATTTCTCGTCTACAAGTACTTAGCCGCTCGTCTTCCTGTTCCTCCTCACCTTCTCCTCCGGAGCTGGAAGAGCGACGCTGGTGGCTTTCTGTTTCCTGGTAATGGCGTACCGTGGAGCCATCACCCAACCT CTGTAGGCTTCGGGCGTAAGGCGCTTGATTACATGAACAGGATGAGTCCGGAACCGGAGAGGTGTAGAAGAACCGATGGGAAAAAGTGGCGGTGCAGGAAGGATGTAATCCCCAATCGCAAGTATTGCGAGCGGCACATAAACAGAGGCCGTCGACGTTCAAGAAAGCCTGTGGAAGTTTCGAAATTTGCTTCTCCTTCTGAAACAAGAACGGCATCTAAGACTACGAACCGTGATCTTGGGCACTTAAAAGCTGATATCACTGTCGGTCTTCGACTCGGTACCAGCGTTTCGCCTGAGGTCACCACCGAGAACAAAAGCACACCAAATGACAACAATGGCTGCGGAACTTCCGTGTCTGCTGTGAACAGCAGTAGCAGCTACAGAGCTGACCTTAACAATCATGGAAAGTTTGCAGGCATAAACTGCACTGATCACCGTCCGCCGTCGCTCAAAACTGGGGTTGGCATAAACAATGGGATCAAAACTAATGAGCTCTCCGGATTGAGGTTCTCTCCTAAGAGCGTAGTTCAAG GTCGCACCAACCCATTCCAACCCAAAGTTGTGGTGGAGCCTGAGCACGACAGGAAGAGGTGCAGGAGAACGGACGGCAAAAAGTGGCGGTGCTATAGAGATGTCCTTCCTGATCAGAAGTACTGTTGGCAGCATATGCACAGAGGTTCAAAGAAGCTGCCACAAGCTCGCCCATTAGGAGCCTCAGTTATCGACTGCGGTCCTCTCACGATTTCTATGGCGGCTAACGGCTCAGATCCTGCAAATCTGAACACCAGTCTTTCAATCTCAACTCCTGCTGCTAGTCAAAAGGATGAGAAGAGTTGTAGTACTAGCAGCAGCAGCGACAGCGATACAACTCTCAGCGAAACCACCGTTGTTGCATGTGAGTAA